GACGAGGCGGCTCGCGAGGCCCGGCAGGTTGAAGTCGAGGCGCGAAAAAAGCCCCGCGAGCGGGTTGTTGTTCGTCACCGCGCCGGCCGAGCCCGCGTTGATCCCGTAGGTCTTGAGGAGTTGGGTGAAGCGCGTGACGTCGCTGTCGCCGGGGACGAACGGCACGGCGCTGTTCGCCGCCTGGCCGAAGAACGGCCCGCTCGCCGGCGCCTGGCGGTGCTGGAAGCTCGGCGCGAGAAAGAAGAACGCCTTGTCGCGGACGATCGGCCCGCCGAACGAGAAGTCGTACTGGTCCTGCTGAAACTTCTGCCCGCGGACGAGCGGGACGTCGGCGCCGAGTTTCTCGTTGCGCGTGACCGCGACGGCGGTGCCGTGGAAGTCGTTCGTGCCGTTCTTCGTGACGGCGTTGATCAGCGCGCCGGCGAAGAGGCCCTGGCGCACGTCGAAGGGCGAGAGGAGCACTTGGTACTCCTTCACCGCCTCGAGGTTGATGGAGCGGCTGTTGGCCTGCGCGCCCGGCTGCCCGCCGGTGCTCGCGAGGCCGAAGACGTCGGTCGCGTTGGCGCCGTCGATCTGGATGTTGTTGAGGCGGGCCGGCGCGCCGCCCGCGCTCGCCGCGTTGCTGTTGCCGGGCGCCGGCTGGACCTGCGGCGTGAGGCGGACGAAGTCGGTGAAGTTGCGGTTGAGCGACGGCAGCCGGCGGAGCAGCGTGTCGCCGACCGTGGTGCCCACGCCGGTCTTCGTCGGCGAGATGATGCGGTCGGTCGCGGCGGCGGCCGTGGTCGTGACCGCGGCGAGCACCGTCGCCTGCGGCTCGAGGCGCGCGTCGACGCGCGTGGCCTGGCCGAGCGTGACGACGACGTTGGGCTGCGTGAATGGCGCGAAGCCGATGCGGCGGACGACGACCGTGTACCCCGGCCCGGGCTCGAGTCCCTGCACGAGGTAGCGGCCGTTCTCGCGCACGAGCGCGCCCGTGCGGGCGCCGGTCTGGCGGCTGACGACCTGGACCTGTGCGCCGTCGGCGGACGCGCCGTTGGTGGTGGTGACCTGGCCGCTGATCGCGCCCGTGGTCGCGCTCTGGGCGAACGCCGCGCCCGCGGCGGCGCTGCTGGCGCACGCGACGGTGAGGACGGTCGCCGCGGCCCAGGTCACGCTCCGGCGGAGCGTGGCGGCGGGCGAGGCCCGATATGACGGTGACGACACGTAGGACGGACGTGGGGAGCGCGCGGGGTCGACTGGAGTGCCGTCGCCCCGACCGCTTTCAGAGACCCGCGCCGGCGGTGCCCGCGTCACCCGCCCCAGCCGTACGCACGGCGGCCGGCCGCCGGCCGACCGTCGCGTAGTAGACCGGCACCCCCGCGAGCACCACCGCGAGCGTCGCCGCCGTCGCCCACCGCCCCGCGGGGTCGACGAGCGCGTTCACCAGCAGGTAGAGCGTCGCCAGCACGAAGAGCAGCGGCACGACCGGGTAGCCTGGGACGCGGAACGGCGGGTCGTAGTCCGCCGCGCCGCCCGCGGCGAGCTGCCGGGCGGCGGCCCGCCGCAGCCGGAACACGCTCGCCACGCCGAGCGCGTAGAACGGCAGGATCGCGGTGACGAACGCGTCGGCGAGGGCCTCGAAGCTGCGCAGCAGCACGAACACGACGCCTAACGCCGCGGTGAGCAGGATCGCGACGTAGGGCGAGCCGTAGCGCGGGTGCACGCGCGCGACCGGGCGGAAGAACAGCCCGTCGTCGGCGAGCGCGTAGAAGATGCGCGGCGCCGTGAGCAGCGTGCCGTTGAGCGTGCCGAACGTGGAGAGCATCACCGTCGCGGCGACGAACGCGACGCCCCAGCGCCCGACGAGCCGCTCGGCGACGTCGGCCGCGACGAGGCGCGACGTGCGGATCTCGTCGACCGGCAGGACCGCGAGGTACGCGACGTTGGCGAGCAGGTAGACGGCGACCACGGCGAGCGTGCCGAAGACGAGCGCGCGCGGCAGCGTGCGGCGCGGGTCGCGGACCTCGCCCGCGACGAACGAGAGGTCGGCCCAGCCGTCGAAGGCCCAGAGCGCCGAGACGAGCGCGAGGCCGAAGGCGCCGGCGGCGAAGCTCCCCGGCGGCGCGGCCGGCGTGAAGTGCCCGCCGGTCCTCGGCAGGCCTAACGCGAGCGCGAGCAGGATGATGAAGACGAGCCCGCCGTACTTCGCGACGGTCGTGAGGTTCTGCACGGCCGCGCCGAGCCGCACGCCGCGGTAGTTGAACGCGGAGGTGACGACGATCGCGACCGCCGCGAGCCAGTGCGCGGCGCGCTGCTGAGTGGCCGCGTCGGCCCCGACGACGCGCAGGAAGTACTCGGCGAAGGTGAGCGACACCGCGCCCATCGACGCCGCGCGGATGAGCACGAGCTCCGACCAGCCGAAGAGGAAGGCGGGGAGCCGCCCCCAGCCGTCGCGGATGTAGACGTAGAGCCCGCCGGTCTCCGGCCGCGCCCCGGCGACCTCCGCCAGCGTGAGCGCGCCGCAGAGTGCGAAGAGGCCGCCCACCGTCCAGACGGCGAGCATCGGGAGTGGGCCCGGAAGTTTCGCCGCGATGCCGGCCGGGGAGCGGAAGATGCCGGAGCCGATCGTCGAGCCGACGAGCACGGCGACGGCGCTCCAGAAGCCGAGCTGGCGCTCGAGGGCGCGTGGCGGACTGGCAGACATGAGGCAGAACGCTAGTTGAATACGCCCCCCGGCGCGGCCACCTTTGGATGATGTCGTCTTCCGTGTCTCACGCGGTGTTCTGGGTCGCGGCCGTGGCGTGCGTCGTCGCGCAGGGCGCGATCGTGCGTTCCGTGCTGGCGGGGAGCCGGAACGTCGCGGCGCCGGCCGCGCGCCGGCCCGCGGAGCTCGCGTGGGCGCTCGCGCCGGCCCTCGCGCTCGCGGCCGTGCTCGTGTTCACCTGGCGGGCGCTGCCGGCCCCCCAGTGATCACCCCTGCCCTCTCCGCCGTGCGCCGGCTGAGTCTCGCCGCGCTCGTCGTCGCGTTCCTGCACATCGTCTTCGGCGCCGTCGTCCGCATCACCGGCTCGGGGATGGGGTGCCTGACGAGCTGGCCGCGCTGCGCCGACCCGGCCACGGGCGTGGTCGCGTGGTTCCCGCCGTTCGACCAGCCGACGCTCGTCATCGAGTGGCTGCACCGGCTCTTCGCGGCGGTGCTGATCTCGACGATCGCCGCGCTCGTCGTCACCGCGTTTGCGCGCCGCGACGCGCCGGGGGTCGGCGGGCGCGGCGGCGTGCTCCGGGCGGGGGGACTCGCGCTCGGCATTTCGTTAGTCGCGGCCGTCTTCGGCGCCGTGACGGTGAAGGAGCAGAACACGGCGTGGGCGACGGCGTCGCACAAGGTCATCGCGGTCTCGCTGCTCGCCGCGCTCGCCGCGGCGGCGATGCGCGCCGGCGCGCTCGGCGCTCCGGGCGCGGTCGCGGCGCGGGCCGCGGGGCGCGGGACCGTGAAGGCGGTGCGCGGCGCCACCTCCGCGGCCGGGCTCGCGCTCGCGGCGGTGCTCTTCGGCTCGCTCACGGCGAAGGTCGCGGGCGCCGTGTCGGCGTGCCAGGGGTTCCCATTCTGCACGGCGGCCTACGCAGGCGGGACGGCGCACATCCAGATCGCGCACCGCGTCATCGCCTACCTGCTCGCGCTGCACCTCGTCGGGCTGCCGTTCGCGTTCGCGAAGCGGCGCGAGGCGGGGCCGGTGGTCGCCGCGTCGCGCGTGGCGCTCGGGCTC
The Gemmatimonadetes bacterium T265 genome window above contains:
- a CDS encoding heme A synthase; protein product: MITPALSAVRRLSLAALVVAFLHIVFGAVVRITGSGMGCLTSWPRCADPATGVVAWFPPFDQPTLVIEWLHRLFAAVLISTIAALVVTAFARRDAPGVGGRGGVLRAGGLALGISLVAAVFGAVTVKEQNTAWATASHKVIAVSLLAALAAAAMRAGALGAPGAVAARAAGRGTVKAVRGATSAAGLALAAVLFGSLTAKVAGAVSACQGFPFCTAAYAGGTAHIQIAHRVIAYLLALHLVGLPFAFAKRREAGPVVAASRVALGLVALQIALGAAMVTGHYVTAVRSLHQANGVALWLTTFVMAYLARIAAGRTVPAWADEDAELVRRARAGGAVAPAAA
- a CDS encoding amino acid transporter, with protein sequence MSASPPRALERQLGFWSAVAVLVGSTIGSGIFRSPAGIAAKLPGPLPMLAVWTVGGLFALCGALTLAEVAGARPETGGLYVYIRDGWGRLPAFLFGWSELVLIRAASMGAVSLTFAEYFLRVVGADAATQQRAAHWLAAVAIVVTSAFNYRGVRLGAAVQNLTTVAKYGGLVFIILLALALGLPRTGGHFTPAAPPGSFAAGAFGLALVSALWAFDGWADLSFVAGEVRDPRRTLPRALVFGTLAVVAVYLLANVAYLAVLPVDEIRTSRLVAADVAERLVGRWGVAFVAATVMLSTFGTLNGTLLTAPRIFYALADDGLFFRPVARVHPRYGSPYVAILLTAALGVVFVLLRSFEALADAFVTAILPFYALGVASVFRLRRAAARQLAAGGAADYDPPFRVPGYPVVPLLFVLATLYLLVNALVDPAGRWATAATLAVVLAGVPVYYATVGRRPAAVRTAGAGDAGTAGAGL